One window from the genome of Metabacillus flavus encodes:
- a CDS encoding 2-isopropylmalate synthase has product MRKINVFDTTLRDGEQSAGVNLTFGEKLEIARQLERLGVDIMEAGFPASSKSEMKSVREIARTIRSCSVTGLARSVKGDIDTAWEALKDGADPRLHVFLATSPIHREYKLKKSKEQVIEAAVEAVKYAKTFFPIVQWSAEDACRTEIDFLSEIVAEVIKAGADVVNIPDTVGYIHPKEYGEIFSYLKGNVDGIDQVILSAHCHNDLGMAVANSLSAIEHGASQIEGTINGIGERAGNAALEEIAVALKIRGDHYQSYFDLKLDEIKRTSDIVSKLTGMAVPGNKAVVGKNAFAHESGIHQDGVLKEKTTYEIISPEMVGVSSNSLVLGKHSGRHAFGARMKELGFTLEEKELKRAFDRFKDWSEKKKEFTDADLISILMEEKAANGACGYELMTLQVQFGTSNITTAAVTLRDRNKAVIQEAATGAGSVEAIYNTLERCIGATVHLKDYRIQSNSSGRDALAEVYVKVEFKGIETSGRGMAQDVLEASARAYVNAVNRVLLFSQEEQEAIQMPV; this is encoded by the coding sequence GTGCGGAAAATTAATGTATTTGACACAACCTTAAGAGATGGCGAACAGTCAGCCGGCGTCAATTTGACGTTCGGAGAGAAGCTTGAAATTGCAAGACAGCTTGAAAGATTGGGTGTGGATATTATGGAGGCGGGCTTTCCGGCCTCCTCCAAATCGGAGATGAAGAGTGTCAGAGAGATTGCCCGTACAATCCGCAGCTGCTCCGTTACAGGACTTGCCAGATCTGTGAAAGGAGATATTGACACCGCGTGGGAAGCGCTGAAGGACGGGGCAGATCCAAGATTGCATGTCTTCCTGGCAACCTCCCCAATTCATAGGGAATACAAGCTGAAAAAATCGAAGGAGCAGGTCATCGAAGCAGCAGTTGAGGCCGTCAAATACGCGAAAACGTTTTTCCCGATTGTTCAGTGGTCAGCGGAAGATGCATGCAGAACGGAGATTGATTTTTTAAGCGAGATTGTTGCTGAAGTGATTAAAGCGGGAGCAGATGTTGTAAACATCCCGGATACAGTCGGCTATATTCATCCAAAAGAGTACGGTGAAATTTTCTCTTATTTAAAAGGAAATGTAGATGGTATCGATCAGGTCATTCTCTCTGCTCATTGCCACAACGATCTTGGAATGGCCGTCGCTAATTCCCTATCCGCCATCGAACATGGCGCCAGCCAAATAGAGGGGACCATTAATGGAATTGGAGAACGGGCAGGAAATGCGGCCCTGGAAGAAATTGCGGTAGCTTTAAAGATTAGAGGAGATCATTACCAATCTTATTTTGATTTGAAGCTGGATGAAATCAAGCGGACAAGTGACATTGTGAGCAAATTGACCGGAATGGCCGTTCCGGGCAACAAAGCGGTTGTCGGAAAGAATGCATTTGCCCACGAATCCGGAATTCATCAAGATGGAGTGCTGAAAGAAAAAACGACATATGAAATTATTTCTCCGGAAATGGTCGGCGTATCCTCTAATTCACTTGTTTTAGGAAAACACTCCGGAAGGCATGCATTTGGTGCAAGAATGAAGGAACTGGGCTTTACATTAGAGGAAAAAGAATTGAAAAGAGCCTTTGACCGATTTAAAGACTGGTCGGAGAAAAAGAAGGAATTCACGGACGCCGATCTCATTTCAATTTTAATGGAAGAAAAAGCAGCAAACGGAGCTTGCGGCTATGAATTGATGACACTCCAGGTACAGTTCGGAACCTCCAATATTACGACAGCTGCGGTAACGCTCAGAGACCGGAACAAGGCCGTCATTCAGGAAGCCGCTACTGGAGCAGGAAGTGTAGAGGCGATATATAATACGCTGGAACGCTGTATCGGAGCAACGGTCCATTTGAAGGACTACCGCATTCAATCAAACAGCAGCGGAAGAGACGCGCTTGCAGAGGTTTATGTGAAAGTGGAATTTAAGGGAATTGAAACGAGCGGACGCGGAATGGCGCAGGATGTCCTTGAAGCGTCAGCAAGGGCTTATGTAAATGCAGTGAACCGCGTGCTTCTGTTCAGTCAGGAAGAGCAGGAAGCCATTCAGATGCCAGTCTAA